The following coding sequences are from one Mycobacterium bourgelatii window:
- a CDS encoding fatty acyl-AMP ligase yields MSRFTEKMFRNAHESAKGMVTGEPHNPIRHTWLEVHERARQIAGGLAKAGVGRGDAVGVLAGAPVEIAPTAQALWMRGASLTMLHQPTPRTDLASWAEDTTTVIDMIEAKVVVISDPFMPAAPVLEERGVKVLTVADLLANDPIDPVETDEDDLALMQLTSGSTGSPKAVLITHRNVYSNAEAMFIGAKYDVEKDVMVSWLPCFHDMGMIGFLTVPMYFGAELVKVTPMDFLRDTLLWAKLIDKYKGTMTAAPNFAYSLFAKRLRKQAKPGQFDLSTLRFALSGAEPVEPADVEDLIDAGKPFGLKPEAILPAYGMAETTLAVSFSECGAGLVVDEVDADLLAALRRAVPATRGNTRRLASLGPLLQGLEIRIVGDDGTILPPRGVGVIELRGEPLTPGYITMAGFMPAQDENGWYDTGDLGYQMENGHVVVCGRVKDVIIMAGRNIYPTDIERAACRVEGVRPGCAVAVRLDAGHSRETFAVAVESNAFEDPAEVRRIEHQVAHEVVAEVDMRPRNVVVLGPGTIPKTPSGKLRRSNTLTLVT; encoded by the coding sequence TTGAGCAGGTTTACCGAAAAGATGTTCCGCAATGCCCATGAGAGCGCCAAGGGCATGGTTACCGGTGAGCCGCACAACCCAATCCGTCACACGTGGCTTGAGGTCCACGAGCGGGCGCGTCAGATTGCCGGAGGGCTGGCTAAGGCCGGCGTCGGGCGTGGTGATGCGGTCGGCGTGTTGGCCGGTGCGCCGGTGGAGATCGCGCCGACCGCCCAGGCCTTGTGGATGCGCGGGGCGAGCCTGACCATGCTGCACCAGCCCACCCCGCGCACCGATCTGGCGTCGTGGGCCGAGGACACCACGACCGTCATCGACATGATCGAGGCCAAGGTCGTCGTCATCTCCGATCCGTTCATGCCTGCGGCTCCGGTCCTGGAGGAACGCGGCGTCAAGGTGTTGACCGTCGCCGACCTGCTGGCCAACGACCCGATTGACCCCGTCGAGACCGACGAGGACGACCTGGCGTTGATGCAGCTGACGTCGGGATCGACCGGTTCCCCCAAAGCCGTGCTCATCACGCACCGAAACGTGTACTCCAACGCCGAGGCCATGTTCATCGGCGCCAAGTACGACGTCGAAAAGGACGTCATGGTCAGCTGGCTGCCCTGCTTCCACGACATGGGCATGATCGGCTTCCTGACGGTGCCGATGTACTTCGGTGCCGAGCTGGTCAAGGTGACCCCGATGGACTTCCTGCGCGACACCTTGCTGTGGGCCAAGTTGATCGACAAGTACAAGGGCACGATGACCGCCGCGCCCAACTTCGCCTACTCGCTGTTCGCCAAGCGGCTGCGCAAGCAGGCCAAGCCGGGCCAGTTCGACCTGTCCACGCTGCGGTTCGCGCTGTCGGGCGCCGAGCCCGTGGAGCCCGCCGACGTCGAGGACCTGATCGACGCCGGCAAGCCGTTCGGACTCAAGCCCGAGGCCATCCTGCCGGCCTACGGCATGGCCGAGACCACGCTGGCGGTGTCCTTCTCGGAGTGCGGTGCGGGTCTGGTGGTCGACGAGGTCGACGCTGACCTGCTGGCCGCGCTGCGCCGGGCGGTTCCGGCCACCCGCGGCAACACCCGCCGTCTGGCGTCGTTGGGCCCGCTGCTGCAGGGGCTTGAGATCCGCATCGTCGGCGACGACGGCACCATCCTGCCGCCCAGGGGCGTCGGCGTCATCGAGTTGCGCGGTGAGCCGTTGACCCCGGGTTACATCACGATGGCCGGTTTCATGCCGGCACAGGACGAGAACGGCTGGTACGACACCGGCGATCTGGGCTACCAGATGGAGAACGGCCACGTCGTGGTCTGCGGCCGGGTCAAGGACGTCATCATCATGGCCGGGCGCAACATCTACCCGACCGACATCGAGCGGGCGGCGTGCCGGGTCGAGGGGGTCCGTCCGGGCTGCGCGGTGGCCGTGCGGCTGGACGCCGGGCATTCGCGGGAAACGTTCGCGGTGGCCGTCGAGTCGAACGCCTTCGAAGACCCCGCCGAGGTGCGTCGCATCGAGCACCAGGTGGCCCACGAGGTTGTCGCCGAGGTGGACATGCGGCCGCGCAACGTCGTGGTGCTCGGGCCCGGGACCATCCCGAAGACCCCGTCGGGCAAGCTGCGCCGCTCGAACACTTTGACTCTGGTCACCTAA
- a CDS encoding cytochrome P450 → MTIQTALDYPSVFDGALPVIAYDQLTDPAEAHRVIAETRAVSPIALGLYGPEVLTYDLVRAVLRDSRFVTAQGLGLSVQGITSGPLWDRATSNILGLDGAAHHRLRRLVSKAFAPRAAERLRGLIVDVITGLVEPFTAVGHCDLVADIARRYPTPVICALLGAPPQDWQLFSDWTDAIKKVFETNVVEDTPEILAAWHALDAYIEELIARRRVSLSDDLISDLIRAEDDGDRLTHDELLMLCGTLLGAGTDTTRNQLAAAIHVLCAHPAQWDLLARSPELAIDAVHELMRYFPIIFGTIRQAAEDVELAGVRIPAGTIVLANTAAANRDPKVFEDPDRFDITRTNPGAIMNFGGGVHYCLGAHLARLELTEALRVITARMPKARQTGPAPWKSMAGITGPTTLPLAFDKS, encoded by the coding sequence ATGACGATCCAAACAGCGCTCGATTACCCCAGCGTCTTTGATGGCGCACTGCCGGTCATCGCCTACGACCAACTCACCGACCCAGCAGAAGCGCACCGCGTCATCGCCGAGACGCGCGCCGTCTCTCCAATCGCCCTCGGCCTCTACGGACCCGAAGTGCTGACCTACGACCTGGTCCGAGCGGTGCTGCGCGACAGCCGCTTCGTCACCGCGCAGGGGTTGGGACTCAGCGTGCAAGGAATCACTTCGGGCCCCCTGTGGGACAGGGCAACGAGTAACATCCTCGGGTTGGACGGCGCGGCTCATCACCGGCTGCGGCGCCTGGTGTCGAAGGCTTTTGCACCCCGCGCCGCAGAACGGCTCCGGGGCTTGATCGTCGACGTCATCACCGGCTTGGTCGAACCCTTCACCGCCGTCGGGCACTGCGACCTCGTCGCCGACATCGCCCGCCGCTACCCCACACCGGTCATCTGCGCGCTACTCGGCGCGCCGCCACAGGACTGGCAGCTGTTCTCCGATTGGACCGATGCGATCAAGAAGGTCTTCGAAACCAATGTCGTCGAGGACACTCCGGAGATCTTGGCGGCGTGGCATGCACTGGACGCCTATATAGAGGAATTGATCGCGCGCCGACGGGTGTCCCTGTCCGATGACCTGATCTCCGACCTCATCCGCGCCGAAGACGACGGTGACCGCCTCACTCACGACGAACTGCTCATGCTGTGCGGCACCCTGCTCGGCGCCGGCACCGACACCACCCGCAACCAACTCGCCGCGGCGATACACGTGTTGTGCGCGCACCCGGCCCAGTGGGACCTGCTCGCCCGCAGCCCCGAACTGGCGATCGATGCGGTGCATGAGCTAATGCGTTATTTTCCAATCATTTTCGGCACCATCCGGCAGGCCGCCGAGGACGTCGAACTCGCCGGGGTCCGCATCCCGGCGGGCACCATCGTGCTCGCCAACACCGCCGCCGCCAACCGCGACCCGAAGGTCTTCGAAGACCCGGACCGGTTCGACATCACCCGGACCAACCCCGGGGCCATCATGAATTTCGGCGGCGGCGTGCACTACTGCCTCGGTGCTCATCTGGCGCGGTTGGAATTGACCGAGGCGCTTCGCGTCATCACCGCCCGCATGCCCAAGGCCCGCCAGACCGGCCCGGCCCCGTGGAAGTCCATGGCCGGCATCACCGGGCCCACCACCCTTCCGTTGGCGTTCGACAAGTCGTGA
- a CDS encoding TatD family hydrolase yields MSSNRQDRNRPPAPEPLAPLVDAHTHLDACGATDAASVGAILDRANAVGVETVVTIADDLDSARWVTRAAEWDPRVYAAVALHPTRTDALDQATRAEIEQLVSHPRVVAVGETGMDMYWPGKLDGCAALEVQREAFAWHIDLAKRVGKPLMIHNRQADREVLDVLRAEGAPETVIFHCFSSDSSMARECIAAGWFISLSGTVSFRNARELREAAPLIPADQLLVETDAPFLTPHPYRGAANEPYCLPYTVRALAELVNRRPEELAEITSSNARRVYGLASISP; encoded by the coding sequence GTGAGCTCCAACCGTCAGGACCGCAACCGACCTCCCGCGCCGGAGCCGTTGGCGCCGTTAGTCGACGCCCACACCCACCTCGACGCGTGTGGCGCGACGGACGCCGCTTCCGTCGGCGCGATTCTCGACCGCGCGAACGCCGTGGGCGTCGAGACGGTGGTCACCATCGCCGACGACCTGGATTCGGCCCGCTGGGTGACCCGCGCTGCGGAGTGGGATCCGCGGGTGTATGCCGCGGTGGCGTTGCACCCCACCCGCACGGACGCGCTGGACCAGGCGACCCGCGCCGAGATCGAGCAGCTGGTGTCCCATCCCCGGGTGGTGGCCGTCGGTGAGACCGGTATGGACATGTACTGGCCGGGCAAGCTGGACGGGTGCGCCGCGCTGGAGGTCCAGCGGGAGGCCTTCGCGTGGCACATCGACCTGGCGAAGCGGGTCGGCAAGCCGCTGATGATCCACAATCGGCAGGCCGACCGCGAGGTGCTCGACGTGCTGCGGGCCGAGGGTGCGCCCGAGACCGTGATCTTTCACTGCTTCTCATCCGACAGCTCGATGGCTCGGGAGTGCATCGCCGCGGGGTGGTTCATCAGCCTGTCCGGGACGGTCAGCTTTCGCAACGCGCGAGAGCTGCGCGAAGCGGCGCCACTGATACCGGCGGACCAACTTTTGGTGGAAACCGATGCACCTTTTTTGACGCCCCACCCGTACCGCGGCGCAGCGAACGAACCGTATTGTCTGCCCTATACCGTCCGGGCGTTGGCTGAGCTGGTAAATCGGCGTCCGGAGGAGCTGGCGGAAATCACGTCCAGCAATGCGCGCCGGGTGTATGGGCTGGCCTCGATATCGCCCTGA
- the rsmA gene encoding 16S rRNA (adenine(1518)-N(6)/adenine(1519)-N(6))-dimethyltransferase RsmA produces MQRTGGHPLTIRLLGRNEIRRLAKELDFRPRKSFGQNFVHDANTVRRVVTVSGVTRSDVVLEVGPGLGSLTLALLDRGPTVTAIEIDPVLAARLPQTVVEHANGEAQRLTVLNRDVLTLRKEDLAAEPTAVVANLPYNVAVPALLHLLAEFPSIRVVTVMVQAEVAERLAAEPGGKEYGVPSVKVNFYGRVRRCGTVPPTVFWPIPRVYSGLVRIDRYETSPWPTDAAFRQQVFQLIDIAFAQRRKTARNAFVEWAGSGNESASRLLAASIDPSRRGETLAIDDFVRLLQRAQDNPPGADDGRHISAS; encoded by the coding sequence CTGCAGCGGACGGGTGGGCACCCGCTGACGATCCGGCTGCTGGGCCGCAACGAGATCAGGCGGCTGGCCAAGGAACTCGATTTCCGGCCTCGGAAGTCGTTCGGTCAGAACTTTGTCCACGACGCCAATACCGTGCGACGGGTGGTCACCGTTTCCGGGGTGACCCGCTCGGACGTCGTCCTCGAGGTCGGGCCTGGCCTGGGATCGCTCACGCTGGCGCTGCTGGACCGTGGACCGACAGTGACCGCCATCGAGATCGACCCCGTGCTGGCGGCCCGGCTGCCGCAAACGGTCGTCGAGCATGCCAACGGCGAGGCGCAGCGGCTCACGGTGCTCAACCGTGACGTGTTGACCCTGCGCAAGGAGGATCTGGCTGCCGAGCCGACGGCGGTGGTTGCCAACTTGCCCTACAACGTCGCGGTCCCCGCGCTGTTGCACCTGCTCGCCGAATTCCCCTCGATCCGGGTGGTGACGGTGATGGTGCAAGCCGAGGTCGCCGAACGGCTCGCCGCTGAACCGGGCGGCAAGGAATACGGCGTGCCCAGCGTCAAAGTGAACTTCTACGGACGGGTGCGGCGCTGCGGGACGGTGCCGCCGACGGTTTTCTGGCCCATTCCCCGGGTCTACTCCGGGCTGGTGCGCATCGACCGGTACGAGACCTCGCCCTGGCCTACCGACGCGGCGTTCCGCCAGCAGGTGTTCCAACTGATCGATATCGCCTTCGCTCAGCGACGTAAGACGGCACGCAATGCATTCGTGGAATGGGCGGGCTCGGGGAACGAGTCGGCGAGTCGACTGCTGGCCGCCAGCATCGACCCCTCTCGTCGCGGTGAGACCCTGGCGATCGACGACTTCGTCCGACTCTTGCAGCGCGCCCAGGACAACCCGCCCGGAGCGGATGACGGGCGGCATATTTCGGCTAGCTGA
- a CDS encoding 4-(cytidine 5'-diphospho)-2-C-methyl-D-erythritol kinase: MPDGNTAELWVPTGSVTVRVPGKVNLYLAVGDRREDGYHELTTVFHAVSLIDELTVSNADVLSLELLGEGADKLPNDERNIAWRAAKLLADHVGRAPDVSIVIQKSIPVAGGMGGGSADAAGVLVAMNSLWELNLPRRDLRMLAAKLGSDVPFALHGGTALGTGRGEELATVLSRNTFNWVLAFAKSELLTPEVYDELDRLREVGDPPRLDGPGPVLAALAAGDPHELAPLLGNEMQAAAISLNPSLRRALRAGVDAGALAGIVSGSGPTCAFLCASEESAVDVGTQLSGAGVCRTVRVATGPVPGARVVTPTEA; the protein is encoded by the coding sequence ATGCCTGACGGGAACACCGCCGAGTTGTGGGTGCCGACCGGGTCGGTGACGGTTCGGGTACCTGGCAAGGTCAACCTCTATCTGGCCGTCGGCGATCGACGTGAGGACGGCTATCACGAGCTGACGACGGTGTTCCATGCCGTCTCGCTCATCGATGAGCTGACCGTGAGCAACGCCGACGTGTTGTCGCTCGAGTTGCTCGGCGAGGGTGCCGACAAACTGCCGAACGACGAACGCAACATCGCCTGGCGGGCGGCCAAGCTGCTGGCCGACCACGTGGGACGGGCGCCGGACGTGTCGATCGTGATTCAGAAGTCGATTCCGGTGGCCGGAGGCATGGGTGGTGGCAGCGCCGACGCCGCCGGTGTGCTGGTGGCGATGAACTCGCTATGGGAACTCAACCTGCCCCGGCGTGATCTGCGCATGCTTGCGGCCAAGCTGGGCAGCGACGTGCCGTTTGCCCTGCACGGCGGGACGGCGCTGGGCACCGGGCGGGGTGAGGAACTGGCTACGGTGTTGTCGCGCAACACCTTTAACTGGGTACTGGCGTTCGCCAAGAGCGAGCTGCTGACCCCAGAGGTGTACGACGAACTCGACCGGCTTCGCGAGGTGGGGGATCCCCCTCGGCTGGACGGGCCGGGTCCGGTGCTGGCCGCGCTGGCCGCCGGCGACCCGCACGAGTTGGCGCCGCTGCTGGGCAATGAGATGCAAGCGGCCGCGATAAGCCTGAACCCATCGCTGCGGCGGGCCCTGCGCGCCGGGGTGGACGCCGGTGCGTTGGCCGGCATCGTGTCCGGGTCGGGGCCGACGTGTGCGTTCCTGTGCGCCTCGGAGGAGTCCGCCGTCGACGTCGGCACACAGCTGTCCGGAGCTGGCGTGTGTCGTACCGTTCGAGTCGCCACCGGGCCCGTGCCCGGCGCGCGAGTGGTGACGCCCACCGAGGCGTGA
- a CDS encoding resuscitation-promoting factor, which yields MKLVTKLHQSESPLLRLVVGALLLALVFAGGFAISAVKTVTLTVDGNAMRVKTMKSRVIDIVEENGFSITERDDLYPAADVTVGDAADIVLRRSRPLQISLDGHETRQVWTTASTVDEALAQLAMTDTAPAAASRGTRVPLSGMALPVVSAKTVQIDDAGVVRTVHLPAPNVAGLLSAAGAPLEATDHVVPSATAPIVDGMEIHVTRNRIGQVTERVPLPPPARRIEDPELNQSREIIEDPGMPGTQDVTFAVASVNGVETGRLPISNVVLVPAREAVVRVGVKPGTEVPPVIDGAVWDAIAGCEAGGNWSINTGNGYYGGVQFDQGTWEANGGLRYAPRADLATREEQIAVAEVTRQRQGWGAWPVCSGRVGTR from the coding sequence TTGAAACTGGTTACAAAACTTCACCAATCCGAATCACCGTTGCTGCGCCTGGTAGTTGGCGCGTTGTTGCTGGCCCTGGTTTTCGCCGGCGGGTTCGCGATTTCCGCAGTTAAGACAGTGACGTTGACCGTCGACGGAAACGCGATGCGGGTCAAGACCATGAAGTCGCGGGTGATCGACATCGTCGAGGAGAACGGGTTCTCGATCACCGAGCGCGACGACCTGTACCCGGCCGCTGACGTAACAGTCGGTGATGCCGCCGACATCGTGCTGCGCCGCAGTCGTCCGCTGCAGATTTCGCTGGACGGCCACGAGACCAGGCAGGTGTGGACAACCGCTTCCACCGTCGACGAGGCGCTGGCGCAACTGGCCATGACCGACACGGCCCCCGCTGCGGCTTCGCGCGGTACCCGTGTTCCGTTGAGCGGCATGGCGCTGCCGGTGGTCAGCGCCAAGACGGTGCAGATTGACGATGCCGGGGTGGTACGCACGGTGCACCTGCCGGCGCCGAACGTCGCGGGGCTGCTGAGCGCCGCCGGTGCGCCGTTGGAGGCGACCGACCACGTGGTGCCCAGCGCGACGGCGCCCATCGTGGACGGGATGGAGATCCACGTGACCCGTAACCGCATCGGGCAGGTCACCGAGCGGGTGCCGCTGCCCCCACCGGCCCGTCGCATCGAAGACCCGGAGCTCAACCAGAGCCGCGAAATCATCGAAGACCCGGGCATGCCCGGCACCCAGGACGTGACTTTCGCGGTGGCGTCGGTCAACGGTGTCGAGACCGGCCGGCTGCCCATCTCCAACGTGGTGCTGGTGCCGGCCCGTGAAGCGGTGGTGCGGGTAGGGGTCAAGCCCGGCACTGAGGTGCCCCCGGTGATCGACGGAGCCGTCTGGGACGCCATCGCGGGCTGCGAGGCGGGTGGCAACTGGTCCATCAACACCGGCAACGGCTACTACGGCGGCGTTCAGTTCGACCAGGGCACCTGGGAGGCGAACGGCGGGCTGCGTTACGCGCCCCGTGCCGACCTGGCCACCCGTGAAGAGCAGATCGCCGTCGCCGAGGTGACTCGCCAGCGCCAGGGCTGGGGCGCCTGGCCCGTCTGCAGCGGACGGGTGGGCACCCGCTGA
- a CDS encoding GGDEF domain-containing protein, which yields MLRRWWRPDQYDWLSGYLGARGVSGITRAVIAAIAGSMVLCLLVLLIGSDGPRGTVGVTMTWIAVALGVVGALLWIWRWPSRMQSVLFAGLCNLAVALACLAHQDPLASLIGCTAFATFGAYIAFFHNAGFVLYNFTVAAVVASYEAARLAAAGHPSLAGVDLWLVVEVNIALPLAIAVLVRALAGDLLRADRDPLTGLLNRRSFQRNALGMMLARRGIDSHMVVLLIDLDDFKGLNDLRGHAAGDNALVQVAQSLLAAAGDRAVVARTGGEEFILAGTSAGCNAVPLAGQMCRTIAASAAGVTASIGTACARLDDTVPSEHQPLLDKLIATADAAMYEAKRLGGNRAQHHELC from the coding sequence ATGCTCCGCCGATGGTGGCGGCCCGATCAGTACGACTGGCTTTCCGGATACCTCGGGGCACGGGGTGTGAGCGGCATCACTCGCGCCGTGATCGCGGCCATTGCCGGCTCGATGGTGTTGTGTTTGCTCGTCCTCCTCATCGGCTCAGACGGTCCGCGCGGCACGGTGGGGGTCACCATGACCTGGATCGCGGTCGCGTTGGGAGTGGTCGGGGCCTTGCTGTGGATTTGGCGTTGGCCAAGCCGCATGCAGTCGGTGCTCTTCGCAGGGTTGTGCAACCTCGCCGTCGCGTTGGCGTGTCTGGCGCACCAGGACCCACTGGCCTCGCTGATCGGGTGTACCGCGTTTGCCACGTTCGGCGCGTACATCGCGTTCTTTCACAACGCCGGATTTGTGCTGTACAACTTCACGGTTGCGGCCGTCGTCGCAAGCTACGAAGCCGCACGGCTGGCCGCAGCGGGGCACCCCTCCTTGGCTGGGGTGGACCTATGGCTGGTGGTCGAGGTCAACATCGCCCTGCCGCTGGCGATCGCGGTCCTGGTCCGCGCCTTGGCGGGTGATCTGCTGCGCGCCGACCGCGATCCGTTGACCGGGCTGCTCAACCGCCGGTCCTTTCAGCGCAACGCGCTGGGGATGATGCTGGCCCGTCGGGGTATCGACTCTCACATGGTGGTGTTGCTGATCGATCTGGACGACTTTAAAGGGCTCAACGACTTGCGCGGCCACGCCGCCGGCGACAACGCCCTCGTCCAGGTTGCGCAGTCGCTGCTGGCCGCCGCGGGTGATCGGGCGGTCGTCGCGCGTACCGGCGGCGAGGAATTTATTCTCGCCGGCACTTCGGCGGGTTGCAACGCTGTGCCGTTGGCGGGTCAGATGTGCCGTACGATCGCGGCCTCAGCCGCCGGGGTCACCGCCAGCATCGGCACCGCTTGTGCTCGTCTTGATGACACCGTTCCCAGCGAACACCAGCCACTGCTCGACAAGTTGATCGCCACCGCGGACGCCGCGATGTACGAGGCGAAGCGGTTGGGCGGCAATCGCGCTCAACACCACGAGCTCTGTTGA
- a CDS encoding LpqN/LpqT family lipoprotein has protein sequence MRTRALARISAAAALTVLTGSAVACGPKVPDYQTILTPSSQTSAPTTTEKPVPLSKYLEGIGVGGHQVAPDSLPGLTVSIPTPPGWERFTNPNIPPETVLISKGRKYPTARLVVFTMTGTFDPAEVARHGNADAYLFENFRKLDESSADFNGFPSSMLQGSYDLDGQRLHTWNRIVIPTSPGPAQEKFLVQLTITSLAAQAAPEAADIETIIRGFVVARK, from the coding sequence GTGAGAACACGGGCTTTAGCACGCATCTCCGCCGCTGCAGCTTTGACCGTCCTGACCGGCTCCGCCGTGGCCTGCGGGCCGAAAGTTCCCGACTACCAGACGATCTTGACGCCCAGCTCGCAGACCAGCGCGCCTACGACGACCGAAAAGCCCGTCCCCCTGTCGAAGTATCTGGAAGGCATCGGTGTCGGCGGGCATCAAGTGGCGCCCGACTCGCTGCCCGGCCTGACGGTGTCCATTCCGACGCCTCCGGGCTGGGAACGGTTTACCAATCCGAACATCCCACCGGAAACGGTGTTGATCTCGAAGGGCCGCAAGTATCCGACGGCAAGGCTGGTCGTCTTCACGATGACCGGAACATTCGACCCGGCCGAAGTCGCCAGACACGGCAACGCCGATGCGTACCTATTCGAAAACTTCAGGAAACTCGACGAGTCTTCCGCGGACTTCAATGGTTTTCCGTCGTCGATGCTGCAGGGCAGTTACGACCTCGATGGCCAGCGCCTGCATACCTGGAACCGGATCGTGATCCCCACCAGCCCGGGGCCGGCGCAAGAGAAGTTCCTGGTTCAGCTGACCATCACCAGCCTCGCCGCCCAGGCGGCGCCGGAGGCGGCGGACATCGAGACGATCATTCGCGGATTCGTAGTCGCCCGTAAGTAG
- a CDS encoding 50S ribosomal protein L25/general stress protein Ctc: MAKSAVNQLSVKVRTETGKGASRRARRDGKIPAVLYGHGSDPQHLELPGHDFAAVLRHAGTNAILTLDIEGKEQLALTKAIDIHPIRRTIQHADLLVVRRGEKVTVEVSVVIEGEAGPDTLVTQETNAIEIEAEALSIPEQLTVSIEGAEPGTQFAAGQIPLPKGVTLVSDPELLVVNVVNAPTAADLAEEVEGEEAAAAGEEAAAEAGEAEASGESE; encoded by the coding sequence ATGGCTAAGTCCGCAGTCAACCAGCTGAGCGTCAAGGTACGTACCGAGACGGGCAAGGGCGCGTCCCGGCGCGCACGGCGCGACGGCAAGATTCCCGCCGTTCTCTACGGCCACGGCTCCGACCCGCAGCACCTTGAGCTGCCCGGACACGACTTTGCAGCCGTGCTGCGGCACGCGGGCACCAATGCCATCCTGACCCTCGACATCGAGGGCAAGGAGCAGTTGGCGTTGACCAAGGCCATCGACATTCACCCGATCCGGCGCACCATCCAGCACGCCGACCTGTTGGTCGTGCGTCGCGGCGAGAAGGTCACCGTCGAGGTCAGCGTCGTCATCGAGGGCGAGGCCGGTCCCGACACCCTGGTCACGCAGGAAACCAACGCGATCGAGATCGAGGCCGAAGCGCTGTCGATTCCCGAACAGTTGACCGTGTCCATCGAGGGCGCCGAGCCGGGCACCCAGTTCGCCGCCGGCCAGATCCCGCTGCCCAAGGGCGTCACCCTTGTTTCCGACCCCGAACTGCTGGTGGTCAACGTGGTGAACGCCCCGACCGCCGCGGACCTCGCGGAAGAGGTCGAAGGCGAAGAGGCCGCTGCCGCAGGCGAAGAGGCCGCCGCCGAGGCCGGCGAAGCCGAGGCCTCCGGCGAGTCCGAATAG
- the pth gene encoding aminoacyl-tRNA hydrolase, protein MAEPLLLVGLGNPGETYARTRHNLGFVVADILAARLGAKFKAHKRSGAEVVTGRLGGRSVVLAKPRCYMNESGRQVGPLAKFYSVPPADIVVIQDELDLEFGRIRLKFGGGEGGHNGVRSVAAALGTKDFQRVRIGIGRPPGRKDPAAFVLENFTAAERAEVPTICEQAADATELLVEVGLEPAQNIVHAW, encoded by the coding sequence ATGGCCGAGCCGCTCCTGCTGGTCGGCCTGGGCAATCCCGGCGAAACCTACGCCCGCACCCGACACAACCTCGGGTTCGTCGTCGCCGACATCCTCGCCGCGCGCCTGGGTGCGAAGTTCAAGGCGCACAAGCGTTCTGGCGCTGAGGTGGTCACCGGACGACTGGGCGGGCGTTCGGTGGTGCTGGCCAAACCGCGCTGCTACATGAACGAGTCCGGCCGCCAGGTCGGTCCGCTGGCGAAGTTCTACTCGGTGCCGCCCGCCGACATCGTCGTCATCCAGGACGAGCTTGACCTGGAGTTCGGCCGCATCCGGCTCAAGTTCGGCGGCGGGGAAGGCGGCCACAACGGGGTGCGCTCGGTCGCGGCGGCGTTGGGCACCAAGGACTTTCAACGGGTTCGCATCGGCATCGGCCGCCCGCCCGGGCGCAAGGATCCCGCGGCATTCGTGCTGGAGAACTTCACCGCCGCCGAACGCGCAGAGGTCCCGACGATCTGCGAGCAGGCCGCCGACGCCACCGAGTTGCTCGTCGAGGTGGGACTGGAACCGGCGCAGAACATTGTGCACGCCTGGTAA